A genomic region of Exiguobacterium oxidotolerans JCM 12280 contains the following coding sequences:
- the leuS gene encoding leucine--tRNA ligase, giving the protein MSYNHREIEPKWQARWEQDNAFVTTEDPSKEGFYALDMFPYPSGAGLHVGHPEGYTATDILARMKRMQGYNVLHPMGWDAFGLPAEQYALDTGNDPREFTAQNIETFKRQLKDLGFSYDWDREINTTDPKYYKWTQWIFTQLYEKGLAFVDEVAVNWCPALGTVLANEEVIDGLSERGNHPVVRVPMRQWVLKITEYADRLLDDLDELDWPESVKEMQRNWIGKSEGAEIDFTIDGHKKQVTVFTTRPDTVFGATYLVLAPEHPFVADIMTAEHQAAVEGYIASVQTKSDLERTDLAKEKTGVFTGAFAVNPISGERLPIWIADYVLASYGTGAIMAVPAHDERDHEFAKQFDLPIIEVVTGGDVQEAAYTGEGEHVNSQMLDGLSKADAIETIIAELETNQVGRKKITYRLRDWLFSRQRYWGEPIPVVHMEDGTMKTLDKQELPLELPMIPEIKPSGTGESPLALAEEWLDYTDPVTGMKGRRETNTMPQWGGSCWYYLRFIDPHNEEALADPEKLKYWLPVDIYIGGAEHAVLHLLYARFWHKVLYDIGVVPTKEPFQKLYNQGMILGENNEKMSKSRGNVINPDEIVKSHGADTLRLYEMFMGPLDASVSWSENGLDGARRFLDRVWRLFERTADIQDVETVDADFERVYHQTVKKVTEDFSNIQFNTGISQLMVFVNEANKQQVLPRHFLRGFIQLLTPVAPHLGEELWEQLGFEETLTYAAWPTYDETKLVSDTMEFVIQVNGKVRSKLTISIDATKEEIEALAFADEKTKEWIGDKTVRKVIVVPKKLINIVAN; this is encoded by the coding sequence ATGTCGTATAATCATCGTGAGATTGAACCAAAATGGCAAGCGCGCTGGGAACAGGATAACGCGTTCGTAACGACGGAAGACCCAAGTAAGGAAGGCTTTTATGCCCTCGACATGTTTCCTTATCCATCGGGAGCAGGACTCCATGTCGGACACCCAGAAGGATACACGGCAACGGATATCCTTGCTCGCATGAAACGGATGCAAGGGTATAACGTCCTTCACCCCATGGGATGGGATGCGTTCGGACTCCCGGCAGAACAGTATGCACTCGATACGGGGAATGACCCGCGTGAGTTCACGGCACAAAATATTGAAACGTTCAAACGTCAGTTGAAAGACCTCGGTTTTTCGTATGATTGGGACCGTGAAATCAATACGACGGATCCGAAATACTATAAATGGACACAGTGGATCTTTACACAACTGTACGAAAAAGGACTTGCGTTCGTCGACGAAGTGGCAGTCAACTGGTGCCCGGCACTTGGAACGGTCCTTGCGAATGAAGAAGTCATCGATGGATTGTCTGAACGTGGAAATCATCCCGTCGTCCGTGTCCCGATGCGCCAGTGGGTCCTTAAGATTACGGAATACGCGGACCGTCTCCTCGACGATTTAGATGAACTCGATTGGCCGGAGTCGGTGAAAGAAATGCAACGGAACTGGATTGGTAAATCGGAAGGTGCGGAAATCGACTTTACGATTGATGGCCACAAAAAACAAGTCACGGTCTTCACGACACGTCCGGATACGGTCTTCGGCGCGACATACCTTGTCTTAGCACCGGAGCATCCATTCGTCGCGGACATCATGACGGCAGAACATCAGGCAGCGGTCGAAGGTTATATCGCATCTGTTCAGACGAAATCGGATCTTGAACGGACGGATCTTGCGAAAGAGAAGACAGGTGTCTTCACGGGTGCGTTCGCTGTCAACCCGATTTCTGGCGAACGTCTTCCGATCTGGATTGCCGATTATGTTCTTGCATCGTACGGGACAGGTGCCATCATGGCCGTTCCGGCGCATGACGAACGCGATCATGAGTTTGCGAAACAGTTTGACCTTCCAATCATCGAAGTCGTAACGGGTGGAGATGTTCAAGAAGCGGCGTATACGGGAGAAGGGGAACACGTCAATTCTCAGATGCTCGACGGTCTCTCGAAGGCGGACGCAATCGAAACCATCATTGCGGAACTCGAAACGAACCAAGTCGGACGGAAGAAGATCACGTATCGTCTCCGTGACTGGCTCTTTAGCCGCCAACGCTATTGGGGCGAGCCGATTCCAGTCGTCCATATGGAAGACGGAACGATGAAGACGCTGGATAAACAAGAGTTACCACTTGAACTTCCGATGATTCCTGAAATCAAACCGTCGGGAACAGGAGAGTCGCCGCTTGCTCTTGCAGAAGAGTGGCTCGACTATACGGATCCTGTGACAGGGATGAAAGGACGCCGCGAAACGAACACGATGCCACAATGGGGCGGTAGCTGCTGGTACTACCTTCGTTTCATCGATCCGCATAATGAAGAGGCGCTCGCGGATCCGGAGAAATTAAAATACTGGCTTCCGGTCGATATTTATATCGGTGGGGCAGAACATGCGGTCCTTCACTTACTGTACGCGCGTTTCTGGCACAAAGTGTTATACGACATCGGTGTTGTTCCGACAAAAGAGCCATTCCAAAAGCTATATAACCAAGGGATGATTCTTGGCGAAAACAACGAAAAGATGTCGAAATCACGTGGGAACGTCATCAATCCGGATGAAATCGTCAAATCACACGGAGCAGATACGCTTCGCCTGTACGAAATGTTCATGGGACCACTCGATGCTTCTGTGTCCTGGTCAGAAAATGGGCTCGACGGGGCACGTCGCTTCCTTGACCGCGTCTGGCGTTTGTTCGAACGGACTGCAGACATTCAAGATGTCGAGACGGTTGACGCCGACTTTGAACGTGTCTATCACCAGACCGTCAAGAAAGTCACGGAAGACTTCTCGAACATTCAATTCAACACAGGGATTTCCCAGTTGATGGTCTTCGTCAACGAAGCGAACAAACAGCAAGTCTTACCGCGTCACTTCCTTCGTGGATTCATCCAGTTGTTGACACCAGTCGCGCCTCACCTCGGGGAAGAGTTATGGGAGCAACTTGGGTTTGAAGAGACATTAACATATGCGGCATGGCCGACATATGATGAAACGAAACTCGTCAGTGATACGATGGAGTTCGTCATTCAAGTCAACGGAAAAGTCCGCTCGAAATTGACGATCAGTATCGACGCAACAAAAGAAGAAATCGAAGCACTCGCGTTTGCAGATGAAAAAACAAAAGAGTGGATTGGCGACAAGACGGTTCGTAAAGTCATCGTCGTACCGAAAAAACTCATCAATATCGTAGCAAACTAA
- a CDS encoding HAD family hydrolase, whose translation MGLIFDMDGVILDSEIRYFGVHKKIFHQLGIPLDLVQYATFMGKTGNEMWQELIEQHRLPHQTDALLAQEHDLFQQHAKPEACGLKDGVQELMHSARKDGYRIAIASSSSLEKIERVIAFYGLTVDAYTSGFEAPRSKPDPAIFELTAKRMGLAPASCIVIEDAANGMMGAKKAGMEVIALLDDRMPAQTLRYADHQASTHAAIGEILRKR comes from the coding sequence ATGGGCTTGATTTTCGATATGGATGGCGTCATTTTAGATAGCGAAATCCGCTACTTTGGGGTACATAAAAAAATATTTCATCAACTCGGGATTCCACTTGATTTAGTTCAATATGCGACCTTCATGGGTAAGACGGGCAACGAGATGTGGCAGGAATTGATTGAACAACATCGCTTACCGCATCAAACGGATGCGTTACTTGCACAGGAACATGACTTATTTCAACAACACGCCAAACCGGAAGCATGTGGATTGAAGGACGGGGTTCAGGAGTTAATGCATAGTGCGAGGAAGGACGGATACCGGATTGCGATTGCATCATCGAGTTCACTCGAAAAAATTGAACGCGTCATCGCATTTTATGGGTTGACAGTCGATGCCTACACGAGCGGTTTTGAAGCCCCGCGCTCTAAACCGGACCCTGCTATCTTCGAGCTGACAGCAAAACGGATGGGTCTCGCGCCAGCGTCATGTATCGTCATCGAGGACGCGGCGAATGGTATGATGGGGGCGAAAAAAGCAGGGATGGAAGTCATCGCGTTACTCGACGACCGTATGCCGGCGCAAACACTACGTTATGCCGATCATCAGGCGTCAACACATGCTGCGATTGGAGAAATTTTACGGAAACGTTGA
- a CDS encoding peptidoglycan bridge formation glycyltransferase FemA/FemB family protein has product MGKCVFIEDQTTWTTLIRNQPLDIFYSYEYVKLNARPEERARLMYFKGAAGALFYPFLKRPIFETKYFDLITPYGYGVPEVVGDLTIEEWVEARDCFQEWAEREQIVSELIRYNPLTKNDRFGAYWTKKEFIRHTTSIDLRPSVEEIMQTFHKKTRSMIRKSLASHLVVRPGTHEDLQSFIQLYYQTMDRKDASSHYYFSRDYFERLFEPNPLCTPLLLMAEFEGEVIGGYFVLLGRHYAHGHLIGCKRDEHKLYPNQRLEYEALLRAKAAGLVEQHLGGGYKERDSLFESKCRYTGYRMFEYHQGKNILLPGVYDKLCRLYGDGEHEHYFPGYRSRPALISK; this is encoded by the coding sequence ATGGGAAAGTGCGTTTTCATCGAAGATCAGACAACTTGGACAACTCTTATTCGCAATCAACCACTCGATATTTTCTACAGTTATGAATACGTTAAATTAAATGCAAGACCGGAAGAACGCGCTCGATTGATGTACTTTAAAGGAGCGGCAGGTGCATTATTCTATCCATTTTTAAAGCGTCCCATCTTTGAGACGAAGTATTTTGATTTAATCACGCCGTACGGATACGGTGTGCCGGAAGTGGTTGGTGACTTGACCATCGAAGAGTGGGTAGAGGCAAGGGATTGTTTTCAGGAATGGGCTGAGCGGGAACAGATCGTTTCCGAGTTGATTCGCTATAACCCCTTGACGAAAAACGACCGTTTTGGTGCGTATTGGACAAAAAAAGAATTCATCCGACATACGACTAGTATTGATTTGCGACCGTCCGTAGAGGAAATCATGCAGACATTTCATAAAAAAACGCGGAGCATGATTCGGAAATCACTGGCTTCTCATCTAGTCGTCAGACCAGGTACACATGAAGATTTGCAGTCATTCATTCAATTGTATTACCAAACGATGGATCGAAAAGATGCGTCCAGTCATTATTATTTTTCGCGAGACTATTTTGAACGGTTATTCGAACCGAATCCACTATGTACGCCTTTATTATTAATGGCTGAGTTCGAAGGTGAAGTGATTGGTGGATACTTCGTATTACTCGGTCGGCACTATGCCCATGGTCATTTAATTGGGTGTAAGCGGGATGAACATAAACTATATCCGAATCAGCGGCTCGAGTATGAAGCACTCTTACGAGCGAAGGCGGCGGGATTGGTCGAACAACATCTAGGGGGCGGCTACAAAGAGCGGGATAGTCTGTTTGAGAGTAAATGCCGTTACACCGGATACCGGATGTTTGAGTATCATCAAGGGAAAAACATTTTGTTGCCTGGAGTGTACGATAAATTGTGCCGACTTTATGGTGACGGAGAGCATGAACATTATTTTCCCGGTTATCGGTCTCGCCCGGCGCTGATTTCGAAATAA
- a CDS encoding IS3 family transposase, protein MDKYKAIQSLADQFGYSIVALCRFADVSRAAYYKWLNRVPTVREEENIMIIEELTSIHESVDGVYGCERMVLNLDRQFNRTVNHKRVRRLMRIAGIRCVIRRIRPKYMRTIPGQTAENLLNREFHAEKPNQKWLTDITEFKYGTSKKAYLSAILDLYDGSIRSFVLSRSNNSQLVFDTLKLALDDDPGSFPLLHSDRGFQYTSNAFHHMTQQAGITQSMSRAGKCIDNGPIESFWGALKCESYYLHTFEEFDELHDAIRRYIRFYNELRYQKRLNGLSPLEFRAQAV, encoded by the coding sequence TTGGATAAGTACAAGGCTATACAATCGTTGGCGGACCAGTTCGGCTATTCGATTGTCGCCCTCTGTCGTTTTGCGGACGTATCCCGTGCTGCCTATTATAAATGGTTAAATCGTGTACCGACGGTACGCGAAGAAGAGAACATCATGATCATTGAAGAGCTGACATCTATTCATGAGTCGGTAGATGGAGTCTATGGATGTGAACGAATGGTTTTGAATCTAGATCGCCAATTTAACAGAACGGTTAATCATAAACGGGTTCGTCGCTTGATGCGAATCGCCGGCATTCGTTGCGTCATTCGTCGAATACGACCGAAATATATGAGAACCATACCCGGACAAACGGCAGAAAATCTTCTGAATCGTGAATTCCATGCGGAAAAACCGAATCAGAAATGGTTAACAGATATCACGGAATTCAAATACGGCACCTCAAAAAAGGCTTATTTAAGTGCAATTCTCGATTTGTATGATGGATCAATTCGTTCATTTGTGCTAAGTCGTTCGAATAACAGTCAGCTCGTCTTCGATACGCTAAAACTCGCCTTGGATGATGATCCTGGTAGTTTCCCTCTTCTTCATAGTGACCGTGGGTTTCAATATACGTCAAATGCCTTTCATCATATGACTCAACAAGCTGGGATCACACAAAGCATGTCCCGTGCCGGTAAATGCATCGATAATGGTCCAATCGAATCTTTTTGGGGAGCGCTAAAGTGTGAAAGCTACTATCTTCATACATTCGAGGAGTTCGATGAACTCCACGATGCAATCCGACGCTACATTCGATTTTATAATGAGCTGCGGTATCAAAAACGATTAAACGGCTTAAGTCCGCTGGAATTCAGGGCTCAAGCCGTTTAA
- a CDS encoding helix-turn-helix domain-containing protein, with amino-acid sequence MSKFKRSASEKLYAIQTYEEGVSTLWEVARRFGVTQSTLLRWRQMYRQGGISALEKRSVCTKYSNEFKERAVRDVLEKGEPVMDVIIKLNISSASVLRRWISNYNGRSEDTLLKERFAMTRGRTTTFEERVSIVSDCLKNGKKYKETAKTHRVSYQQIYKWVQKYEKNGIDGLMDSRGRTKPFEELTDVERLSIEMKKIEQENELLRMENEFLKKLEEFERGRG; translated from the coding sequence ATGTCCAAATTCAAGCGTTCCGCTAGTGAAAAACTATATGCCATCCAAACTTATGAAGAAGGAGTGTCCACGTTGTGGGAAGTCGCAAGACGCTTCGGGGTCACACAATCGACCCTACTCAGATGGAGACAGATGTATCGTCAAGGCGGTATCTCAGCTTTGGAGAAACGGTCGGTATGCACGAAGTATTCCAATGAGTTTAAAGAGCGAGCCGTACGCGACGTGCTAGAAAAAGGTGAGCCCGTCATGGACGTCATCATAAAATTAAACATCTCCAGTGCAAGCGTACTCAGACGTTGGATTTCAAACTATAATGGTCGTAGTGAAGACACACTACTAAAGGAGCGATTCGCTATGACCAGAGGAAGAACCACGACATTCGAAGAACGCGTTAGTATAGTCAGCGACTGTCTTAAAAATGGAAAGAAGTATAAAGAAACTGCGAAGACCCACCGGGTCTCCTACCAACAAATCTACAAGTGGGTTCAAAAGTACGAAAAGAATGGGATTGACGGACTGATGGATAGCCGTGGACGTACGAAACCGTTTGAGGAACTGACGGACGTGGAACGCCTCTCCATCGAGATGAAAAAGATTGAGCAAGAGAACGAGCTTCTTCGAATGGAAAATGAGTTCTTAAAAAAGCTAGAGGAGTTCGAAAGGGGGAGAGGTTAG
- a CDS encoding MDR family MFS transporter, producing MPKLPRAVWILVLAMAINTTGASFLWPFNTLYIHEYLGESMTKAGMALFVNSALAIVGNYMGGKAFDRLGGKRTLIISVIGLVIASIGLLLFHQTFIGYVTMLGLIGFVGGMVFPTIYALTGLIWPKGGRRAFNAIYVAQNVGVALGTAVSGQIAAIDIQFIFIANLMLYVLFAVVLFVGLNWIQAPQVKRQKEFTTEEVREPLSKESVRTMLYVSIGYALLWFVYVQWQGTFAVHTKSLGVTISEYSILWTINGALIVFAQPLLTPILRWFGDDLKRQLLTGTGIFLLSYLIVPFAEGFEMFLVAMVILTIGEMFIWPAVPAMAARLAPIGKEGEFQGYVNIAASAGRMISPTVGGLIYDLSGMNAVFLTLIGLILLAGIVFVRAIPKIN from the coding sequence ATGCCGAAATTACCTCGTGCGGTCTGGATTCTCGTGTTGGCGATGGCGATCAATACGACAGGAGCCTCTTTTTTATGGCCGTTTAATACATTATATATTCATGAATACTTAGGCGAATCCATGACCAAGGCAGGAATGGCCTTGTTCGTCAACTCGGCGCTTGCGATCGTCGGAAATTACATGGGTGGAAAAGCATTTGATCGTTTAGGTGGGAAGCGGACGCTTATCATCAGTGTCATCGGACTCGTGATTGCTTCGATTGGTCTATTGTTGTTCCATCAGACATTCATTGGTTATGTGACGATGCTTGGATTGATCGGTTTCGTCGGGGGGATGGTGTTCCCGACGATTTACGCATTAACCGGTCTGATTTGGCCAAAAGGCGGGCGACGTGCCTTCAATGCGATCTATGTAGCACAAAACGTTGGAGTTGCGCTCGGTACGGCAGTCAGCGGTCAAATTGCTGCGATTGATATTCAATTCATCTTTATCGCGAACTTGATGCTATACGTTCTATTCGCAGTTGTTTTATTTGTTGGGTTGAACTGGATTCAGGCGCCGCAGGTTAAACGACAAAAAGAGTTTACGACGGAAGAAGTCCGTGAGCCGCTTTCGAAAGAATCCGTTCGGACGATGCTCTACGTATCAATCGGGTATGCATTGCTTTGGTTCGTTTATGTCCAGTGGCAAGGAACGTTTGCCGTCCACACGAAATCACTTGGTGTGACGATTTCCGAGTACTCGATTTTATGGACGATCAATGGAGCATTAATCGTCTTTGCACAACCGTTGTTGACACCGATTTTACGCTGGTTCGGCGATGATTTAAAACGGCAGTTGTTGACGGGAACAGGTATTTTCTTATTATCCTACCTCATCGTACCGTTTGCTGAAGGCTTTGAGATGTTTCTTGTTGCGATGGTCATCCTGACGATTGGTGAGATGTTCATCTGGCCGGCCGTTCCTGCGATGGCGGCACGACTTGCACCGATTGGTAAAGAAGGTGAATTCCAAGGCTACGTCAACATTGCGGCTTCCGCTGGACGGATGATTAGTCCAACGGTCGGTGGATTGATTTACGATTTATCTGGAATGAACGCAGTCTTCTTAACATTAATCGGATTGATTTTACTTGCCGGCATTGTGTTTGTCCGTGCTATTCCTAAAATTAATTGA
- a CDS encoding tRNA (mnm(5)s(2)U34)-methyltransferase → MNEQRIILLEQESEPMSLARVLPYAKELLESVIHEGDCVVDMTAGNGHDTLFLAEQVGPDGRVIAFDVQGQAIEETKRRLETAHVKEWVDLYHESHIHVGARLANEARPIRAGVFNLGYLPGSDKSVTTTGEDTLEALGALLPVLVPGGLIVLVIYHGHVEGKRERDAVLDYVESLPQQDYAVLQYRFLNQQNNPPFIIAIEKKLKKQTLD, encoded by the coding sequence ATGAACGAACAAAGAATAATCTTACTTGAACAGGAGTCTGAACCCATGTCACTAGCCCGCGTCTTACCTTATGCCAAAGAACTCTTAGAATCTGTCATCCACGAAGGAGATTGTGTCGTCGATATGACTGCCGGAAATGGTCACGATACCTTGTTTCTTGCGGAACAAGTCGGACCAGACGGTCGTGTCATCGCCTTCGATGTACAAGGACAAGCGATTGAAGAAACGAAACGTCGTCTAGAAACTGCCCATGTCAAAGAGTGGGTCGATCTCTACCACGAAAGTCATATTCATGTTGGCGCACGCCTTGCAAATGAAGCCCGTCCGATTCGAGCGGGCGTTTTTAACCTTGGTTATTTACCAGGAAGTGACAAGTCCGTCACGACGACCGGTGAAGATACGTTAGAAGCGCTCGGTGCTTTGTTACCTGTCCTCGTACCAGGGGGGTTAATCGTCCTCGTCATCTATCATGGGCATGTAGAAGGAAAACGCGAACGTGATGCTGTGCTCGATTATGTCGAAAGTCTTCCGCAGCAAGACTACGCCGTCTTACAGTATCGTTTTCTCAATCAACAAAATAATCCACCCTTCATCATCGCCATCGAAAAAAAATTAAAAAAGCAAACACTCGATTAA